From a region of the Rhodopirellula bahusiensis genome:
- a CDS encoding magnesium chelatase subunit ChlI family protein → MRAARTIADLAGEPAINEEHLAEAIGYRNLDADLWV, encoded by the coding sequence TTGCGTGCGGCCAGAACGATCGCCGATCTGGCCGGGGAACCGGCGATCAACGAAGAACACCTCGCCGAAGCCATTGGCTACCGAAACCTCGACGCCGATCTCTGGGTGTGA
- a CDS encoding ISL3 family transposase encodes MLCCPECSKTCSRSDTAPKRTWRHLDTMQFTTEIRAAVPRSKCLTCGVKTTSVPWAGKHSRFTLLFEAFGIRVLQSAATVSRAAELLGLSWDSVHSLIERAVHRGIDRRSLDSVHHVGMDEKSLGKGHDYVSVMTDIDHRRVLEVTEGRTIAAADELWQALDENQREDVESVSMDMWQAFMTSGEKNAPNAEIVHDKFHVSKYLGDAVDKVRRQEHRELKAEGDNRLTGLRQMLLYNEENLNEDQQIDLHILQKSDLRTGRAWALKENFRHFWDSDREVAGKRFFDGWYGWAMRSRLEPIKRVARMLKAHLPGLMSYFSHHVTNALSEGFNSKIQSIKSAARGFRSFKNYRLRILFYCGKLDLNPIIPSH; translated from the coding sequence ATTCTCTGCTGTCCCGAATGCTCCAAAACTTGCTCGCGAAGCGATACCGCTCCAAAGCGAACCTGGCGGCATCTCGATACCATGCAGTTCACTACCGAGATCCGGGCAGCTGTCCCGCGAAGCAAATGCCTTACATGTGGAGTCAAAACCACCTCAGTTCCTTGGGCTGGCAAGCACTCTCGGTTCACGCTGTTGTTTGAAGCTTTCGGCATTCGTGTCCTGCAGTCTGCTGCCACCGTCTCTCGCGCCGCAGAGCTCCTTGGTCTGAGTTGGGACAGCGTCCACAGTCTGATCGAACGCGCAGTTCACAGAGGGATCGATCGACGATCGCTCGATTCGGTCCACCACGTTGGTATGGACGAAAAGAGTTTGGGCAAGGGGCACGATTACGTCTCTGTAATGACAGACATTGATCATCGGCGTGTGCTCGAGGTCACGGAGGGCCGAACCATTGCCGCGGCGGACGAACTTTGGCAAGCACTCGACGAAAACCAACGAGAGGATGTGGAATCAGTTTCGATGGACATGTGGCAGGCGTTCATGACTAGTGGCGAGAAGAACGCTCCAAATGCAGAGATCGTTCACGACAAATTTCACGTAAGCAAGTATCTCGGCGATGCGGTCGATAAAGTGCGCCGTCAGGAACATCGAGAGCTCAAAGCAGAGGGAGATAATCGCCTGACCGGACTTCGTCAGATGCTTCTTTACAACGAAGAGAACCTGAATGAGGATCAGCAAATCGACCTCCATATTTTGCAAAAGAGTGACCTTCGCACAGGCCGAGCCTGGGCGTTGAAGGAGAACTTCCGGCACTTCTGGGACAGCGACCGCGAGGTGGCCGGCAAGCGGTTCTTTGATGGATGGTACGGATGGGCAATGCGTAGTCGCCTGGAACCGATCAAGAGGGTGGCGAGGATGCTCAAGGCGCACCTTCCGGGGCTCATGAGCTACTTCAGTCACCACGTAACAAACGCTTTGTCGGAGGGATTCAATAGCAAGATCCAGTCGATCAAGTCAGCTGCCCGAGGATTCCGTTCGTTTAAGAACTACCGCTTGAGAATCCTGTTCTATTGCGGCAAGCTCGATCTGAATCCGATCATTCCTAGCCACTAA